From Toxorhynchites rutilus septentrionalis strain SRP chromosome 2, ASM2978413v1, whole genome shotgun sequence, a single genomic window includes:
- the LOC129769567 gene encoding uncharacterized protein LOC129769567, giving the protein MQAVRPLVSLAGRNAALLRRGYHGPSNFRVFTMNDMPVPEGDFFEEHNRKNRTYNAVLAAGIVIFGITFTIAKESGLLFFNYAPPKSID; this is encoded by the exons ATGCAGGCTGTTCGTCCACTCGTTAGCTTGGCTGGCCGTAATG CGGCCCTTCTCAGACGCGGTTATCATGGCCCAAGCAACTTCCGCGTGTTCACCATGAATGATATGCCTGTGCCGGAGGGTGACTTCTTCGAGGAGCATAACCGCAAAAATCGCACCTACAATGCCGTGCTTGCTGCAGGAATCGTTATCTTTGGTATCACCTTCACCATT gcAAAGGAATCCGGGTTGCTCTTCTTCAACTATGCTCCGCCAAAGAGCATTGACTAA
- the LOC129764703 gene encoding feline leukemia virus subgroup C receptor-related protein 2-like — protein sequence MRTEQIFTEKSLLVQSLKISNNLDRKKSLSTSIIPTQNQNFLCVPLLHNGLHHPKSVEVEGNHGFQDIVIHSEVGSSYQSMTRSISQSTLTIPENYSFTSVHIKVYKRRWVMLVLGMMSIAISYVQWIQYSIVANIIVRYYDISSTWVDWTSMIFMVVYVVFVFPISYLMDTRNLRQTAVIGSVGTAIGAWIKVFSADREQFQLVLVGQTISAISQVFLLSIPSRLASTWFAPEEASSVCAFGVFAAQLGIAAGFFFTPIVIINHDDLTQTGVELKIFLMAVAGISTVIACMVLAVFKSAPQFAPSHVQAIQRTMKLKREDYWPAVGRLMQHDNFLILVIAYGINVGIFNAFSTLLNQIVVNYFPTGEADAGRIGLGLIVLGLVGSMVFGYLLDTMHKYKATAIWACRLSALTLVIFALALESRSKKLVSVASVFLGFFMTGFQPIGYEFAAELTFPEPDGPVSGMLNISTQIFGIAVTLLISGLQQFLGDFFGNMVFAAFLVIDAHIISLIKSELRRFNTHLEIQNEAAKEYAEDACTHFENYSCDDVPLKLRIDDCSS from the exons ATGAGAACCGAACAGATTTTCACCGAGAAAAGCCTTCTTGTGCAATCGCTGAAGATCTCTAACAATTTGGACCGCAAAAAATCCCTTTCAACGTCAATAATACCAACCCAGAATCAGAACTTTCTGTGTGTACCACTACTACATAATGGACTACATCATCCGAAATCCGTGGAGGTGGAAGGAAACCATGGATTCCAGGATATTGTCATTCATTCGGAAGTGGGATCTTCGTATCAGTCGATGACGCGGAGTATCTCTCAATCTACGCTGACCATTCCGGAGAATTACAGTTTTACCTCGGTGCATATCAAGGTTTACAAGAGGCGATGGGTGATGTTGGTGCTCGGTATGATGAGCATAGCGATCTCCTACGTGCAGTGGATTCAGTACAGTATTGTAGCGAACATCATTGTGCGATATTACGATATAAGTTCTACATGGGTTGATTGGACTTCGATGATTTTTATGGTGGTATATGTTGTGTTTGTATTTCCGATTTCTTACCTGATGGACACCCGCAATTTACGACAAACGGCGGTCATTGGATCGGTTGGAACAGCCATTGGTGCTTGGATAAAAGTGTTCTCTGCAGATCGTGAGCAATTTCAACTGGTTCTGGTGGGGCAAACCATTTCTGCAATCTCCCAGGTATTTCTGCTGAGCATACCATCTCGATTGGCGTCCACCTGGTTCGCTCCAGAGGAAGCGTCATCGGTTTGTGCTTTCGGCGTGTTCGCTGCACAGCTGGGTATCGCCGCTGGGTTCTTTTTCACCCCGATTGTGATAATCAATCATGATGACCTCACACAGACTGGTGTGGAGTTGAAGATATTTCTGATGGCTGTAGCCGGAATTTCGACGGTGATCGCTTGCATGGTTCTTGCAGTGTTTAAATCGGCTCCGCAGTTCGCGCCCAGTCATGTGCAAGCAATCCAACGAACGATGAAGTTGAAGAGAGAGGACTACTGGCCAGCTGTCGGCCGACTGATGCAGCATGACAACTTTCTTATTTTGGTGATCGCGTACGGAATTAACGTCGGCATTTTTAATGCATTTTCCACGCTGCTTAATCAAATCGTGGTGAATTATTTTCCGACGGGTGAGGCCGATGCTGGACGAATCGGTTTAGGGTTGATCGTTCTTGGGTTGGTTGGATCGATGGTTTTCGGGTACCTTTTGGATACGATGCACAAATATAAGGCAACCGCCATATGGGCGTGTCGTCTGTCGGCACTCACGCTAGTTATTTTTGCATTGGCGTTGGAAAGTCGCTCGAAGAAGCTGGTATCAGTGGCTTCAGTCTTTCTTGG GTTCTTCATGACAGGATTTCAACCAATAGGTTATGAATTTGCTGCCGAATTGACATTTCCTGAACCGGATGGACCCGTCTCGGGAATGTTGAACATTTCAACGCAGATTTTTGGCATCGCTGTGACGCTGCTGATATCTGGTCTTCAACAGTTCTTGGGGGATTTTTTCGGCAATATG GTATTCGCCGCGTTTCTCGTGATTGACGCGCACATCATATCACTCATAAAGTCGGAGCTGCGACGGTTTAATACCCACTTGGAGATTCAAAACGAGGCTGCCAAAGAGTACGCCGAGGATGCTTGTACTCACTTTGAAAATTACAGTTGCGACGACGTGCCTCTCAAGCTGAGAATAGACGATTGCAGCAGTTAG